The Anaerolineae bacterium genome contains the following window.
TCTGAGTAGGGCTTGATCACTGCTTCGCTCCAGTCGTCCAGCGACTCCAGGAGCGTCAGCTGTGTCTCAGTTTCATAGGTCAGCAGGGCCCTGCGAAAAGCCGCCCGCAGAGTCAGAAAAATGCGCGCTACATCGAGAAAAGCCAGCTTCTCCGGCGCAGTGCTGGTGGCAAGCAGATCGTCCAGACGAAACAGACCCGGTCTACATTTCTCATCCAGAAAGCAATAGAAGTCGGCCAGCGCGTGCAGGGCTGAGCGCTCGAATGCCTCCCGCTCCCAGATGGGATTCCTGGCGCAGAGCGCTTCCAGCCACAGGTGAACCACCTGGCGGCGCGCTGGCAGGATAAGGCGCTTGGTTGTCATCTCCTGCATGGCTGCTCGTGCCCCTTCTAGCTGTCCGTCGGGTGATGGCGGTGATGGTGGCGACCACGCAACCAGATAGCTGCGCCCCCGATCAACAACACCGGCATACCGATAAATGTAATAGCATAGGCCCCCAGCATCAGAAGCTGCGCGATACCCCTGGCAACCTGCCAAGCGATCGTCACCAGCCGATCCATGACTGGTGGTTCCAGCTCAAAACGGGCCACGCTGCCCCCGATCGCCCGCAGGAGCGCCCCAGCTCCCGGCGCCAGAACCACCGGACGGGCCGCTCCGCCGCTCAAAATCAGCGCTTGCCCAGCAGAAATACTAACCGGCTCCCCATTCCGATGGACAGCGGTCACGATGCCCCGGCTCACATACAAGCGAGGGAGCGCCCCAACCACCGCCTCGACGGCGAAGCTTGCGCCTGTGCCAAGCAGCCGGTAATCGCCGATGCGCACGACAAAATCCTGCGTCGCCGCGCCCGTTTCTCCGCTCACCCACAACACGCCCTGCTGCAAAGTAATCTCGTCATCATGATGCGTCGCCAGAGTAGCCTCCGGCAGGTATAACCGGGAGCCACCGCGCGTGATCACCGTTGTATCTGGGCGGAGAGTGAGCGCTACCGATCCCAGGTCACCCGCTTGCACCTCCAGCCGCCGGCCATAGCACCCCGCAGCAGCGATCTCCACCGTCACCATGCCCTCTGCCGGCACCGCTGCCAGCTCAAATGTGCCGCTAAGTGGATCTGCCTGGGCCGTTGCCAGGCCAGGAATCGTCGCCTGCGCAAAAGGCAGCGGTTGGTTGTCCAGCGTGACGGTTCCCTGTAGGGTTGCCGTCCCACCGCGTGTCAGATGGATAAGCGCCTCCTGCAAAGGTGCCTGTCGCAGGTCGCACCGCACAGGCAGATGAAAACCCTTGCTACTCCGTGCCAGCAATGCATACTCGCTGACCGCCAGATCGTCCAGCCGGAAAGCGCCATCCTCAGCGGTCATAGTACGCCGGGCGGCGCCGGTCAACAGATCAACAGCCAGAATGGTTGCGCTGGCGCCCGCCCCGGAAACACCATCCACAACCCAACCGCTGACCGCCCCGCGCACAGGCCGGGCGGTCAGCGTCACCGGCGACAGTACAGATACACCAGCAGGCAGCACTACAGTCTGCGGTTCGGCTTCGTAACGTGTATCACCGGCAACCACCGGCGTCAGCGAAACCTGGTAAGTCAGGTCGGCATAGGATAGCCCTTCAATGTTCACCATCGCCCGGCCATCCAGGACACTGGCATAAAAGGAGCGTGGCCGCCACTCATAGATGGTTGTGCTGGCCACGACCTGCGCCCCCTGCACATCCTCTGGCAACCCCTCTACCTGCACCATCAGGGTCCGGAAAACCCCGCGATCTAGCCTGATCTGGCGAACAGCGCTGCCGGTCAATCCATCGGGCGTCCGGGCGTGAACGAGTAGTTGCACTGTGCCGCCCGGCACTGCTATCTGGCCAAAATTGTGGCAGGTCAGACACAAATCGGCCTCATGAATTTCGATGGTCGGCAGCGAATTATGGGGGTTGATCGTCGCCCAGATATGAAAGTAGCCATCCGCACCAACAGGAACACGGCTCTCAACTGCCGCGCCAGTCTCATCGATGAACGTCAGTGTCAACTCAACACTCGTCAAGTCAACCGGCGCGTCATAGCTGATCACCCGACCGGAGATAGGCACGCTGGTCAGTACGCCGGTGGGAGCAGCATAGAATGTCTCCCCCTGGCCCGGGGAAGCTAGTAGAACCTCCAGGCTTCCCGATGGCCCCTGCGCGGCGGTTCCACTGGTCAACAGCGCCACACCTAACAGACTCACCAACATCAACAGCAGGGATCGTAGTGGTGTCATGGCTGTCACCGCAGATCCGTGAAATACGGGCACCAAGCCATCACCGCCCCCTGTGGATGGCAGGCGGGATTGTCGCAGGCCACCTCCTGTGCCAGCGGTGGTCGGGTTGCATCCCTGGCGTGGTGGCAGGTACCACAGGCAACCTTGGTTTGCAAGTTATGAGATGGCCAGGAGGTAAGTGTATGGGCAAAGCGAACTGTGATCACCTGGCCGTAGAAGTTCGAGGCCGGATCGCGGTCGCGCCACAGGTTCAGGCCGCCCCGGTCGTGGCAGGCCGAACAGTGAACCTGCGGGTAATGGTCGGCATGGACCTCAACGGCGGTTCCTTGCAAGGGATCATGGCAATCCTCACAAGCGATGTTCTCCCCGCCATGGGGATCGTGACATGCCAGGCATCCCCAGCCGGGATGAGCCTGATCAGCGCTCATTTCCTCAACTACCTGAAAGCCGTGCTGCCCCTCATGGCAGTGGGCGCATAGCGCGTCGGTGGTCTCAACCGGCTCATAAGCGCCGAGGGCCTGGTTCCAGAACATCGGGGTGATCCGGTAGGAATCGCCCACCGGTTCATGGCAGATGGGGCAACCAATATGATGCCAGTCTGCCTCCGCCACCGGCTCGCCGCCCGCGAGCACCGGGCGTGCTTCCCCTGGGATGCGCTTACAGGCAGCGCAATCGAGCGCCGCCTCGGCGGCGGGATGTTCCGGGTCCCAGTTCAGGGGGGATTTGCAGCGTGCGCAGGTCGTATCCGCGCCCAGGCCGTTGTCATAGGTCGCCGCATGGCCAGACCGTTCCCAGGCAGCAAAAGCCGCGGCTACCTGGGCAGGGCTGGCAATATCACTGCCAGATGAAGGCGTCACTGTAGCTGCCCCCCCCTGTGCCTGGACGTCAATTGGAGCGAGTCCGGCAGCAAGGAGAAGGCCAACCGCCCCCAGTAGGCCTATTCCAATCCCCATCAGCATCTGCGCCAGAAGCCGCATGCCGACCTTGCCTCGTCAATTGCACGTTGCGCTACTACAACCATTATACTGACGCTGCTCACCTCTTTATGACGTCTTGTGTCAGCAATTACCTGGCACAAGATCAGTTTCTGCGGCCGGGTTTCCCTCAGTCCTCTGAGCACTGTGTCACAGGATTGCTCATTAACCACCCAAGATCAGATTTTTTCTTACAAAAAACACGGGTTATGACTGACAGACAAAGCCAGTCGTGTTGGTTAAAGTCAAATTGATCACCACAAGTCCGGATTCAATTCACTGTTACACACAACGTTCGGCAACCGCGAGGGGAAAGGAGAACACCATCGGACGTAAATTTGTGATTCTCGCTGTTCGATTGCCGGGATTCACGCCAGATCGACAAGTCAGAAAGGCAGTTCCATGAGCAAAAACGAAAGAACAGA
Protein-coding sequences here:
- a CDS encoding carboxypeptidase regulatory-like domain-containing protein, producing MTPLRSLLLMLVSLLGVALLTSGTAAQGPSGSLEVLLASPGQGETFYAAPTGVLTSVPISGRVISYDAPVDLTSVELTLTFIDETGAAVESRVPVGADGYFHIWATINPHNSLPTIEIHEADLCLTCHNFGQIAVPGGTVQLLVHARTPDGLTGSAVRQIRLDRGVFRTLMVQVEGLPEDVQGAQVVASTTIYEWRPRSFYASVLDGRAMVNIEGLSYADLTYQVSLTPVVAGDTRYEAEPQTVVLPAGVSVLSPVTLTARPVRGAVSGWVVDGVSGAGASATILAVDLLTGAARRTMTAEDGAFRLDDLAVSEYALLARSSKGFHLPVRCDLRQAPLQEALIHLTRGGTATLQGTVTLDNQPLPFAQATIPGLATAQADPLSGTFELAAVPAEGMVTVEIAAAGCYGRRLEVQAGDLGSVALTLRPDTTVITRGGSRLYLPEATLATHHDDEITLQQGVLWVSGETGAATQDFVVRIGDYRLLGTGASFAVEAVVGALPRLYVSRGIVTAVHRNGEPVSISAGQALILSGGAARPVVLAPGAGALLRAIGGSVARFELEPPVMDRLVTIAWQVARGIAQLLMLGAYAITFIGMPVLLIGGAAIWLRGRHHHRHHPTDS